The Parashewanella spongiae genome has a window encoding:
- a CDS encoding peroxiredoxin-like family protein: MLRRILFGFAAVLTCFSLFAKPIAQSDNDVAPLLNGHHIPSVNLTSVDGKSYNLTELTQKKPTIFFFYRGGWCPFCNAQMGQLQAIQPKLIKMGFQIVGISPDTPEQLKASLTKNKLDYLLLSDADLKASKAFGVAFFTSARTTERFAKKADYISKFVAMENGEKRLVLPVPAIYVADKKGLIHFQYVNPNFRVRAEPELLMTAAELVMKKSK, encoded by the coding sequence ATGCTACGCCGCATTTTATTCGGATTTGCAGCCGTATTGACCTGCTTTAGCCTATTTGCAAAACCGATTGCCCAAAGTGACAACGACGTCGCGCCGCTACTGAACGGTCATCACATTCCGAGTGTAAACCTGACTTCAGTCGATGGTAAAAGCTATAACCTTACTGAGCTTACCCAAAAGAAACCAACCATCTTTTTCTTTTATCGCGGTGGATGGTGCCCGTTTTGTAATGCCCAAATGGGTCAACTGCAAGCGATTCAGCCTAAGTTGATTAAAATGGGTTTTCAAATTGTCGGCATATCACCTGACACGCCTGAGCAACTAAAAGCCTCATTGACCAAGAATAAGCTTGATTACTTATTATTATCTGATGCTGATTTAAAAGCATCAAAAGCCTTTGGTGTCGCTTTTTTCACTAGTGCACGAACCACTGAACGTTTCGCTAAAAAAGCAGATTATATCAGTAAATTTGTCGCTATGGAAAATGGTGAAAAACGTCTAGTACTGCCTGTTCCTGCCATCTATGTTGCCGATAAAAAAGGCTTAATCCATTTCCAATATGTCAATCCTAACTTCCGAGTTCGTGCTGAACCAGAACTCTTAATGACAGCCGCTGAGCTAGTAATGAAAAAAAGCAAATAG
- a CDS encoding DEAD/DEAH box helicase translates to MNFESFNFPTEIMQAISDCGYKTMTPVQQKAIPVIRRGNDVIASAQTGTGKTAAFALPILHKMANKPVTTAAANTRALVLAPTRELASQVADNIKAYSKYLNYSVISIYGGTKVAPQAEKLRAGVDIVVATPGRLLEHLIAGSLSLSNIEFLVLDEADRMLDMGFSTDIQKILQATNKQKQSMLFSATFSSAVNRLANEMMNKPQVVSVDKQNTTADTISQVVYPVEQRRKRELLSELIGKKNWKQVLVFSATREDADRLNKELNLDGIPSKVVHGDKNQGNRRRALREFMEGKIKVLVSTEIAARGLDIQDLEYVVNYDLPFLAEDYVHRIGRTGRAGKSGVAISLVSREEERTLKDIEKLIGQKIRRIEVPGYEVSNRDLLLKQLQKRRSFAKNKQRTDNVREQIVAEKSMSGRRVKLNATNKAKKLK, encoded by the coding sequence ATGAATTTTGAGTCGTTTAATTTTCCAACCGAGATAATGCAAGCCATTAGTGACTGTGGTTACAAAACCATGACCCCTGTGCAGCAAAAAGCGATTCCTGTGATCCGTCGTGGTAATGATGTGATTGCCAGTGCGCAAACGGGCACAGGTAAAACAGCGGCTTTTGCGTTACCTATTTTACATAAAATGGCAAATAAGCCCGTAACCACAGCTGCGGCGAATACTCGAGCATTAGTTTTAGCCCCAACCCGTGAGCTTGCTTCTCAAGTTGCCGACAACATTAAGGCTTATTCTAAGTATTTAAACTATTCCGTAATATCGATTTATGGTGGCACTAAAGTCGCGCCACAAGCAGAAAAACTTCGAGCTGGGGTTGATATCGTTGTCGCCACACCTGGTCGGCTGCTAGAACATCTTATCGCCGGCAGCTTAAGTCTTTCGAACATCGAGTTTTTGGTTTTAGATGAAGCTGATCGCATGTTAGACATGGGATTTAGCACCGATATCCAGAAGATATTGCAAGCCACCAATAAACAAAAACAAAGCATGTTATTTTCTGCGACCTTCTCAAGTGCAGTAAATCGTCTGGCTAATGAGATGATGAACAAACCTCAGGTGGTAAGCGTCGATAAGCAAAACACCACCGCAGATACCATTAGCCAAGTGGTTTACCCTGTTGAACAACGCCGTAAACGCGAACTGTTGTCTGAATTAATCGGTAAGAAAAACTGGAAACAAGTGCTGGTATTCAGTGCCACTCGTGAAGATGCCGACCGCTTAAATAAAGAATTAAATCTTGATGGGATCCCTTCAAAAGTAGTACATGGTGACAAAAACCAAGGTAACCGCCGCCGTGCACTTCGTGAGTTCATGGAAGGCAAAATCAAAGTATTGGTATCGACAGAAATTGCGGCACGAGGTCTGGATATCCAAGATCTTGAATATGTAGTTAACTACGATTTACCTTTCCTTGCTGAAGATTATGTACACCGTATTGGCCGTACTGGACGCGCGGGGAAATCAGGTGTCGCCATTTCACTGGTTAGCCGTGAAGAAGAGCGTACTTTAAAAGATATTGAAAAGTTAATCGGCCAGAAAATCCGTCGAATCGAAGTACCGGGTTACGAAGTCAGCAACCGTGACTTACTACTAAAACAGCTTCAAAAACGCCGTAGTTTTGCCAAAAACAAACAACGTACCGATAATGTACGAGAGCAAATTGTCGCTGAAAAAAGCATGTCCGGTCGCCGCGTGAAATTAAATGCGACCAATAAAGCAAAAAAATTGAAATAA
- a CDS encoding aminopeptidase P family protein, which yields MSVTPISINERLHSVRNEMRSQKLDAFIIPRADEYLGEYVPAHNERLLWATDFTGSAGAAIILKHSAAIFTDGRYTVQVRQQVDADQFDFESLYDTPQISYLVKKLKAGSRVGVDAKLHTYEWFKNAEAELTKAEITLVSINNNPVDVCWQSRPMAPTSPIVLFSDDRAGQTSQDKRNLIAEKVKQPGADLALVTALDSICWLLNIRGADVPRLPVVLSTALIDTQGRVKLFVDLNKLPDNIEQHVGQGVTFFADTELANHLAQLVGKKLLADPTASNAWIQLTAQKNNAVLIAGDDPIALLKAQKNSTELNGFRDCHVRDGLAVSRFLAWLDKEVQQNRLYDEGQLAEKLESFRKHDPLYQQPSFDTISAVGGNAAMCHYNHNNGTPAVMPMNSLYLVDSGAQYLDGTTDITRTVAIGKVTAEQKQMFTLVLKGHIALDSAKFPKGTTGQQLDPLARQYLWQYGYDYDHGTGHGVGHYLSVHEGPQRVGKNSNAVPLLEGMVISNEPGYYRANEFGIRIENLVAVTRCTTLFQPERETLKFEALTLAPIDARLLDISLMTETEIQWLNQYHKQVEDALSPSLTGEDLAWLQQATATI from the coding sequence ATGTCAGTTACACCTATCTCCATCAATGAACGTTTACACAGTGTTCGTAACGAAATGCGCAGCCAAAAATTAGACGCATTCATCATACCTCGTGCTGATGAGTATTTAGGTGAATATGTTCCTGCTCATAATGAACGCTTATTATGGGCCACTGATTTTACTGGCTCGGCAGGTGCCGCCATCATACTCAAGCACTCAGCCGCAATTTTTACTGATGGCCGCTATACCGTACAAGTGCGTCAACAGGTCGATGCTGATCAGTTCGATTTTGAAAGTTTATACGACACACCACAGATCAGTTACCTCGTAAAAAAATTAAAAGCTGGCAGTCGGGTGGGTGTCGACGCTAAGTTGCACACTTATGAATGGTTTAAAAATGCAGAAGCAGAGCTGACAAAAGCTGAGATTACGCTAGTTTCAATCAACAATAACCCTGTTGATGTATGCTGGCAATCTCGCCCGATGGCACCAACTTCTCCAATTGTACTCTTCAGTGATGACCGCGCCGGACAAACAAGCCAAGATAAACGCAACCTCATTGCCGAAAAAGTGAAACAGCCAGGTGCCGACCTCGCACTGGTTACTGCGCTCGACTCAATTTGTTGGTTACTGAACATTCGTGGTGCTGACGTTCCACGTTTGCCTGTTGTACTGTCTACAGCATTAATCGACACACAAGGACGCGTAAAACTGTTTGTTGATTTAAATAAGCTCCCAGACAACATCGAGCAACATGTGGGTCAAGGCGTTACCTTTTTCGCGGACACCGAATTAGCTAATCACCTCGCTCAATTAGTTGGAAAAAAATTATTAGCCGATCCAACCGCTTCAAACGCATGGATCCAGCTCACCGCCCAAAAGAATAATGCCGTGTTAATTGCAGGCGATGATCCCATTGCATTACTAAAAGCGCAAAAAAATTCTACTGAGCTAAACGGATTCAGAGACTGCCATGTTCGCGACGGTCTCGCTGTGAGCAGGTTTCTTGCTTGGTTAGATAAAGAAGTCCAGCAAAATCGGCTTTATGATGAAGGTCAGCTGGCCGAGAAACTGGAAAGTTTCCGTAAGCACGATCCGCTTTATCAACAACCGAGTTTCGACACCATCTCGGCAGTCGGTGGCAATGCCGCAATGTGTCATTACAATCACAATAATGGCACTCCTGCCGTCATGCCAATGAATAGCCTTTATCTCGTTGACTCTGGCGCGCAATACCTTGATGGCACCACCGACATCACTCGGACGGTGGCCATTGGTAAAGTGACCGCAGAGCAAAAGCAAATGTTTACTTTAGTCCTTAAAGGTCATATTGCGTTAGACTCAGCTAAATTTCCAAAAGGCACTACTGGTCAACAACTTGATCCTTTGGCTCGTCAATATTTATGGCAATATGGTTATGACTATGATCACGGTACAGGCCACGGTGTTGGCCACTATTTGAGCGTTCATGAAGGCCCCCAACGAGTCGGAAAAAACAGTAATGCTGTACCTTTACTTGAAGGAATGGTGATTTCAAACGAGCCCGGTTATTACCGCGCCAATGAATTTGGTATTCGTATCGAAAACTTAGTGGCCGTTACTCGTTGCACGACACTGTTTCAGCCTGAACGTGAAACCCTCAAATTTGAAGCGCTCACCCTAGCTCCAATTGATGCTCGTTTGTTGGATATTAGCTTAATGACAGAGACTGAGATTCAATGGTTAAATCAATATCACAAGCAAGTTGAAGATGCATTAAGCCCAAGTCTTACTGGCGAAGATCTAGCATGGCTACAGCAAGCAACGGCGACCATTTAG
- a CDS encoding M24 family metallopeptidase — MTIGIGGSTAEVELAKLRNMTQHLTRNLVPIGLNEHQQRIKKAQRLMKANQLDAIYLNAGTNLYYFTGTQWYTSERMVAAILPAEGELVYIAPAFELGTLQDYMSVKAEVATWHEDESPYELCAQVLSKMGITKGKIGIDESTSFFLFDGLRQVCPDINFVDAKPITAGCRAVKSEAELSILQCAKDMTLEVHKAVGRILRTGITTAEVESFINEAHKAVGASSGSYFCIVLFGEDSAFPHGVKTPKTLDENEIVLIDTGCELFGYHSDITRTYVFGEPNDRQRQLWQVEQDSQLAGFEAAQLGQTCASVDRAARDVIVAAGFGPEYELPGLPHRTGHGIGLDIHEWPYLVASDSTVLDVGMCFSNEPMLCVQGELGVRHEDHFYMTETGPKWFTEPAHSIDDPFGYEK; from the coding sequence ATGACTATTGGAATCGGTGGTTCAACCGCAGAAGTCGAGTTAGCCAAGCTTCGAAATATGACTCAACACTTGACTCGAAACTTAGTGCCTATCGGTCTTAATGAGCATCAACAGCGGATCAAAAAAGCGCAACGGTTGATGAAAGCCAATCAACTTGATGCTATCTATCTCAATGCAGGTACTAATTTATATTATTTTACAGGCACACAGTGGTATACCAGTGAACGAATGGTAGCCGCTATTTTACCGGCAGAAGGTGAACTGGTTTATATTGCGCCTGCATTTGAGCTGGGTACCTTGCAAGATTATATGTCTGTGAAAGCCGAAGTCGCGACATGGCATGAAGACGAAAGCCCGTACGAGCTCTGCGCACAAGTTTTGTCAAAGATGGGCATTACTAAAGGTAAAATAGGCATTGATGAATCTACGTCATTCTTTTTGTTTGATGGGTTACGTCAGGTGTGTCCTGACATCAATTTTGTCGATGCTAAGCCAATTACGGCTGGTTGCCGCGCTGTGAAATCAGAGGCAGAGCTTTCCATTTTACAATGCGCAAAAGATATGACGCTTGAAGTGCATAAAGCCGTAGGACGAATACTTCGAACAGGTATTACTACGGCAGAAGTTGAGAGCTTTATCAATGAAGCACATAAAGCTGTTGGAGCGTCATCAGGCTCGTACTTTTGTATTGTGTTGTTTGGCGAAGACAGTGCCTTTCCTCATGGCGTAAAAACACCGAAAACGTTAGATGAAAATGAAATTGTATTAATTGATACAGGTTGTGAATTATTCGGTTATCACTCAGATATTACCAGAACATATGTGTTTGGTGAGCCTAATGATCGCCAACGACAACTGTGGCAAGTCGAGCAAGATTCACAACTTGCAGGTTTTGAAGCGGCTCAGCTTGGGCAAACTTGTGCCAGTGTTGATAGGGCGGCTCGAGATGTTATTGTTGCAGCAGGTTTTGGCCCTGAATACGAATTGCCGGGGCTGCCGCATCGTACGGGTCATGGTATTGGGCTTGATATTCATGAATGGCCATACCTAGTTGCGAGTGATTCTACGGTGTTAGACGTTGGAATGTGCTTTAGTAATGAACCTATGTTGTGTGTGCAAGGAGAGCTTGGTGTCAGACATGAAGATCATTTTTACATGACTGAAACTGGGCCTAAGTGGTTTACAGAACCCGCACATTCGATTGACGATCCTTTTGGTTATGAAAAATAG
- a CDS encoding FKBP-type peptidyl-prolyl cis-trans isomerase, producing the protein MKVLLAIVVIACAIFYFFTQSNNSKAAAENLVKGQEFLAMNKTEEDVFTTDSGLQYKILLKAEGGVHPKASDKVKVHYHGTLIDGTVFDSSVDRGEPISFPLNGVIKGWTEGLQLMVVGDKFKFFIPSELAYGKRSVGKFEGNSVLIFEVELLGINED; encoded by the coding sequence ATGAAAGTATTGCTAGCCATTGTTGTTATTGCTTGTGCCATTTTTTATTTTTTCACTCAATCGAATAACAGCAAAGCCGCTGCAGAGAACTTAGTCAAAGGACAAGAGTTTCTGGCTATGAATAAAACTGAAGAAGACGTGTTTACTACTGACTCAGGCTTGCAGTATAAAATACTGTTAAAAGCGGAAGGGGGCGTGCATCCTAAAGCAAGCGATAAAGTTAAAGTGCATTATCATGGAACATTGATTGATGGTACTGTATTTGACAGCTCAGTCGATCGGGGTGAGCCGATTTCATTTCCACTTAATGGTGTGATTAAAGGCTGGACTGAGGGGTTACAGCTCATGGTCGTTGGCGATAAATTTAAATTCTTCATTCCGAGTGAATTAGCTTACGGCAAACGCAGTGTTGGTAAGTTTGAAGGCAATTCAGTGTTGATTTTTGAGGTTGAATTATTGGGGATCAACGAAGATTAA
- a CDS encoding GNAT family N-acetyltransferase, which translates to MKLRSPLPDDVEILYQQQADPAAHQMARFEPRDVITFYQHWHDITHNPEITVLVIEHDNKVIGDLVCWTEEGQRIVGYWLGQEYWGQGFASQALSLFTEQLEHPLHAYVHQANLPSQRVLEKCGFIPCGQFSVDDGIELLFRLD; encoded by the coding sequence TTGAAACTCAGATCTCCTTTGCCAGATGATGTAGAAATCTTATATCAACAACAAGCTGATCCAGCTGCACATCAAATGGCACGCTTTGAACCCCGTGACGTCATTACGTTTTATCAACACTGGCATGATATTACTCATAACCCTGAAATCACAGTATTAGTGATAGAACATGATAACAAAGTTATTGGTGATCTTGTGTGTTGGACTGAAGAAGGGCAACGAATAGTCGGCTATTGGCTTGGACAAGAATACTGGGGGCAGGGATTTGCTTCTCAAGCCTTGTCGTTATTCACAGAGCAGCTAGAACATCCCTTGCATGCATACGTGCATCAGGCTAATTTACCATCACAACGTGTGCTGGAAAAGTGCGGTTTTATTCCTTGCGGACAATTTAGTGTCGATGATGGTATCGAATTACTTTTCCGCTTAGATTAA
- a CDS encoding nitroreductase family protein encodes MSELHHPLTDFVEYPESEMLIRAKANYQAIKRRHSIRNFSDRAVPQEIIEQCILAAGTAPNGANHQPWHFVAINSAEVKSQIREQAEAIERGFYEGRAGEEWLDALKPLGTNANKSYLETAPWLIAIFTQKRSEAEEGEKNNYYVHESAGIATGFLIQALHEAGLGTLTHTPKPMSFLTKVCQRNSDNERPYMLLVVGYPAKEATIPDHAIHKKPLEEILTIL; translated from the coding sequence ATGTCGGAGCTACATCACCCATTAACGGATTTTGTCGAATACCCTGAATCGGAAATGCTGATCCGAGCGAAAGCAAATTATCAAGCGATAAAACGCCGCCATTCTATTCGTAATTTTTCAGATCGTGCGGTTCCGCAAGAAATTATTGAGCAATGCATTTTAGCGGCAGGCACAGCACCCAATGGTGCCAATCACCAACCTTGGCATTTTGTTGCTATTAATAGTGCTGAAGTAAAGTCGCAAATTCGTGAACAGGCTGAAGCGATTGAACGTGGATTTTATGAGGGGCGAGCAGGCGAAGAGTGGTTGGATGCTTTGAAGCCTCTGGGTACAAACGCCAATAAGTCATATTTAGAAACGGCCCCTTGGTTAATTGCGATTTTTACACAAAAGCGCTCAGAAGCAGAAGAAGGTGAGAAGAACAATTATTATGTCCATGAGTCGGCTGGTATTGCGACTGGATTTTTGATCCAAGCGTTGCATGAAGCTGGTTTAGGTACACTTACTCATACGCCAAAACCTATGAGCTTTTTAACGAAAGTGTGTCAACGCAACTCAGATAACGAAAGGCCTTATATGTTGCTGGTGGTCGGTTATCCCGCAAAAGAAGCGACGATTCCAGATCATGCTATTCACAAAAAGCCGCTTGAAGAGATACTTACAATATTATGA
- a CDS encoding DNA-binding domain-containing protein translates to MSNLKALQDSFFDYIMRASANEVDAKDHPFYTQVAQQSGISPETRLQIYSNGYFARLRSTIETDHDTLAHYLGDELFEKMVQEYVTSQPSHFRSLRQFCDALPAFLTNTAPFNEFPQIADIATFERRLLNAFDAQDAERATFEELQSLPAEYWPQTQLRFHPSVQLFSCHSNAVEIWQAVKAEETPPDVDIDNQRHWLLWRGHTRLTEFISLSPHQFDLIRGFIDGATIAAQCDVMLVYFDEQQATTEVLGALQAWFSMGLIRSLGETPSIKAVSTRDT, encoded by the coding sequence ATGAGTAATCTAAAAGCCCTGCAAGATAGTTTTTTTGATTACATTATGCGTGCAAGTGCCAATGAAGTAGACGCAAAAGATCACCCTTTTTACACTCAAGTTGCTCAGCAGTCTGGTATTAGTCCAGAAACACGCTTGCAAATATACTCAAACGGCTATTTCGCTCGATTACGATCAACCATAGAAACCGATCATGACACCCTTGCTCATTATCTTGGCGATGAGTTGTTTGAAAAAATGGTTCAAGAATATGTGACATCGCAGCCATCACATTTTCGTTCACTCAGACAATTCTGTGATGCCTTACCAGCATTCTTAACTAATACAGCACCTTTTAACGAATTCCCACAAATTGCTGACATTGCAACTTTTGAACGTCGACTACTGAATGCCTTTGATGCGCAAGACGCTGAGCGTGCTACTTTTGAAGAATTACAAAGCCTACCCGCGGAGTATTGGCCTCAAACCCAACTTCGATTTCATCCCAGCGTGCAGCTGTTTAGTTGCCACAGTAATGCGGTAGAAATTTGGCAAGCTGTGAAAGCGGAAGAAACACCGCCAGATGTTGATATTGACAATCAAAGACACTGGTTATTATGGCGCGGCCACACTCGGCTCACTGAGTTTATTTCCTTATCACCTCATCAGTTTGACCTCATTCGTGGTTTTATTGATGGTGCTACGATAGCAGCTCAGTGTGATGTGATGTTGGTATACTTTGATGAACAGCAAGCGACAACTGAAGTACTTGGTGCGCTGCAAGCATGGTTTAGTATGGGGTTGATCAGGAGCCTCGGTGAAACTCCTTCAATAAAAGCTGTCAGTACCCGTGATACTTAA
- a CDS encoding DUF692 domain-containing protein — MTIQTDSIITHDPLGFGLGLRTPHFEDILNQSPDVDWFEILSENYMVAGGKPRYYLDAIRERYPLVMHGVSMSIGSTDPLDMDYLKSLKKLVNDVKPKWISDHICWTSIHGVNSHDLLPLPYTEETINHVAQRIQQVQDFLGQRILIENVSSYLSYKDSTMTEWEFLTQVSEAADCLILLDINNIYVSSRNHDFNSLDYVNNIDPRRVQQFHLAGHSDFGDYIIDTHDHDVPPSVWELYRHALNRFGNVSTMIERDDNIPDLTTLINELNQARAISEDVFSSKNVVGVA, encoded by the coding sequence ATGACAATTCAAACAGATAGTATAATTACACATGACCCACTTGGTTTTGGACTGGGTCTAAGAACACCACACTTCGAAGATATTCTTAATCAATCTCCTGACGTTGATTGGTTCGAAATTCTGTCAGAAAACTATATGGTGGCTGGCGGTAAACCTCGCTACTATCTTGATGCAATCCGTGAAAGGTACCCGTTAGTCATGCACGGGGTTTCTATGTCGATTGGTAGCACCGATCCTCTTGATATGGATTATCTCAAGTCGCTCAAAAAACTGGTTAATGACGTTAAACCCAAATGGATATCCGATCACATTTGTTGGACTTCGATTCATGGGGTAAACAGTCATGATTTATTGCCACTTCCTTACACGGAAGAAACAATAAACCACGTGGCACAACGCATTCAGCAAGTCCAAGATTTTCTTGGGCAACGCATTCTGATAGAAAATGTTTCTAGCTATTTATCCTACAAAGATTCAACCATGACTGAGTGGGAGTTTTTAACTCAAGTCTCTGAGGCCGCCGATTGCTTGATATTATTAGACATCAATAATATCTATGTCAGCAGCCGTAACCACGACTTCAATAGTCTAGACTACGTAAATAATATTGATCCTCGTCGAGTTCAACAGTTTCACCTTGCTGGACACAGTGATTTTGGTGATTACATTATCGATACTCACGATCACGATGTACCGCCTAGTGTGTGGGAACTATACCGCCACGCATTGAACCGATTTGGTAATGTCAGCACCATGATTGAACGTGACGACAATATTCCTGATCTCACAACGCTTATCAACGAACTTAACCAAGCTCGAGCAATTTCAGAAGACGTTTTTAGTAGCAAGAACGTAGTAGGAGTGGCTTAA
- a CDS encoding ExeM/NucH family extracellular endonuclease, translating to MNKLTAVAAAVTATLWCAANAAAVMDGTNITDVYGEVSTAQPKNTISDLGLFGSEVKSVESYSCEGVELTFIHDVQGNGGRSPFATIDISDGDENIYESESTITVKGIVTARGESLQKGFYLQDIELDGDSSTSDGIFVNMKTTAPAAIQPGAEVCVTAKVREFYNQTQLELSADTTKFEIINAEGAVPAATPFVVNDGETLDHALERYEGMKVVLDAGSKMKITRSFSYDFDARRNNMLASYNAPLVKATQLFMAGTDEAVAREAANRKNELYLESDFRAPNGVLPYMSDFNAETGYIRIGDQVTNLEGMVGYSFGHYRLIVGADENITVGDFIRNDDRTDVPAIASEGDLRIASFNVLNYFNDSVGGDASASGQNRGAENQFEFRLQREKIVNAIVSMNSDIVGLMEIENNGFGEKSAIQDLVNALNAELSDEDAYSFVTINTADMHNEKFFGSDAIMVGLLYRAAKVTPAGDALVIETPEQHAAAGVATRGEGDDVESSPAYDKIQRHSLAQTFTVEGGKLTVVVNHLKSKGSACLEDWLAFESERSDPEPADLQGHCNSFRVSAADAIGQALESVDGDVLIIGDLNAYGKEDPLQVLTDYNPLTHEGKVIKTAAHTTLGGEAFDQQQRIVTESYGYVNLNTKLHGADTFGYSFNGELGNLDHALANASLTDKVVAIEDWHINAVESNLFEYESGFTGKLVKSDNVFSSSDHDPVIVAIDLPESSKSSSGSLGFLSLALLSLFGLRRR from the coding sequence ATGAACAAACTAACAGCGGTAGCCGCAGCGGTTACTGCTACGTTGTGGTGTGCAGCAAATGCCGCTGCAGTGATGGATGGCACTAACATTACCGATGTCTACGGTGAAGTATCAACAGCTCAACCCAAAAATACTATTTCTGATTTGGGTTTATTTGGCAGTGAAGTTAAGTCTGTAGAATCTTATAGCTGTGAAGGCGTAGAACTGACCTTTATTCATGATGTTCAAGGAAATGGTGGGCGCAGCCCGTTTGCTACCATTGATATTTCTGATGGCGATGAAAATATTTACGAGTCTGAGAGCACTATTACAGTAAAAGGTATTGTTACCGCTCGTGGTGAAAGCTTACAAAAAGGCTTTTATCTCCAAGACATCGAACTTGATGGTGACTCATCAACATCTGACGGTATTTTCGTAAACATGAAGACTACGGCGCCAGCAGCTATCCAACCGGGTGCAGAGGTGTGCGTAACGGCAAAAGTTAGAGAGTTTTATAACCAAACTCAATTAGAACTATCCGCAGATACGACCAAATTTGAAATTATCAATGCCGAAGGCGCTGTGCCTGCCGCAACACCATTTGTCGTTAATGATGGTGAAACACTTGATCACGCACTTGAGCGTTATGAAGGCATGAAAGTCGTGTTAGATGCAGGCAGTAAAATGAAAATCACTCGTTCATTCAGTTATGACTTTGATGCTCGCCGCAATAACATGCTGGCTTCGTACAATGCTCCGCTGGTAAAAGCGACTCAGCTTTTCATGGCGGGTACCGATGAAGCTGTCGCACGTGAAGCCGCAAACCGAAAAAATGAACTTTACTTAGAGTCCGACTTTAGAGCGCCAAATGGTGTGCTTCCTTATATGTCTGACTTTAATGCTGAAACAGGTTATATACGAATTGGTGATCAAGTGACGAACCTTGAAGGGATGGTTGGGTATTCATTTGGTCATTATCGTTTAATTGTAGGCGCGGATGAAAACATCACCGTCGGTGATTTCATTCGTAATGATGATCGTACTGATGTGCCAGCTATTGCGAGTGAGGGCGATCTACGGATCGCGAGCTTTAATGTACTGAACTACTTTAATGACTCTGTGGGTGGCGATGCCAGTGCTTCAGGTCAAAATCGTGGTGCTGAAAACCAGTTTGAATTCCGCCTGCAGCGCGAGAAAATTGTTAATGCTATTGTCAGCATGAATTCTGATATTGTCGGATTAATGGAAATCGAAAATAACGGTTTCGGTGAAAAGAGTGCGATTCAAGACTTAGTGAATGCGCTGAATGCTGAATTGAGCGATGAAGACGCATATAGCTTTGTGACTATTAATACGGCCGACATGCACAATGAAAAGTTTTTTGGTAGTGATGCCATTATGGTTGGTTTACTGTACCGAGCGGCTAAAGTAACTCCTGCTGGCGATGCGTTAGTGATTGAAACACCAGAGCAACATGCTGCTGCTGGTGTGGCGACTCGTGGTGAAGGCGACGATGTAGAATCAAGCCCTGCATACGATAAAATTCAACGTCATTCGCTTGCTCAAACCTTTACTGTAGAAGGTGGCAAACTCACTGTTGTGGTTAATCACCTTAAGTCGAAAGGCTCTGCGTGTTTAGAAGACTGGTTAGCATTTGAGTCAGAACGATCTGATCCAGAGCCTGCCGATCTACAAGGTCACTGTAACAGTTTCCGAGTGAGTGCTGCGGATGCAATTGGTCAAGCGCTTGAAAGTGTCGATGGTGATGTACTTATCATTGGTGATTTGAATGCTTATGGTAAGGAAGATCCACTACAGGTATTGACGGATTACAACCCTTTAACTCACGAAGGTAAAGTCATTAAAACAGCGGCACATACTACCTTGGGTGGTGAAGCTTTCGATCAACAACAGCGTATCGTTACTGAAAGTTATGGTTATGTTAACTTAAATACAAAGTTACATGGCGCTGATACATTCGGTTATAGCTTCAATGGCGAGTTAGGTAATTTAGATCATGCCTTGGCTAATGCCAGCTTAACCGATAAAGTCGTGGCTATTGAGGATTGGCATATCAATGCTGTTGAATCTAATCTATTTGAGTACGAGTCTGGTTTTACCGGTAAATTGGTTAAATCAGATAATGTATTTTCTTCATCAGATCATGATCCTGTGATTGTCGCTATTGATCTACCTGAATCAAGTAAGAGCAGCAGTGGCTCACTAGGCTTCTTAAGTTTAGCGTTATTGTCATTATTTGGTCTTAGACGTCGTTAA